ACGCCATGGCCGACCGGCTCGCGTCGAGCCCCGTCGCCACGGCCCCGGCCGACGTGCAGCGCGGCGTCGCGATCCCGATCCCGCTCCCCGAGGGCGGCACGGTCGAGGTCCGCGTGGCCGAGTCCTCGATCATGGCCCCGGCGCTCCAGACCCGCTACCCCGAGATCCGGACGTACCTCGCGCAGGGCCCGGGCGGCGTCCATGGCCGGCTGAGCCTGACGCCCAAGGGCTTCGCTGGGATGCTGTTCACCACCGGCGGCGCCGTCTACGTCGACCCGTACCTCCGCGACGGCAGCAGCACCTACATGGTATACCGCGCCCAGGACCTCGTCGTTGACCCGCGGCTGCGCGGTCGCGTCGAGGACGCGGTCGAGCAGAGCGGGGCGCACGCCTCGGTGGACTCCGAGAGCGCCACTCACGGCGACGTTCTCCGGACGTACCGGCTGGCCGTCGCGGCCACCGGCGAGTACACCCAGTTCCACGGCGGGACCGTCCCCGACGCCATGGCCGCCATCGTGACGTCGATGAACCGCGTGGCCGGCGTCTACGAGCGCGACATCGCCGTGACGTTCTCGCTCGTGCCGAACACCGACGACGTCGTCTTCACCAACGGGACCACCGACCCGTACTCGAACAACAACGGGAGCGCGATGCTCTCGCAGAACCAGGTGACGCTCGACGCCGTCATCGGCACGGCCAACTACGACATCGGCCACGTGTTCTCGACGGGAGGCGGCGGCGTGGCCTACCTCGGCTCCGTGTGCGACGTCTCGATCAAGGCCGGCGGTGTGACGGGCGGCAGCGCCCCCGTCGGCGACGCGTTCGACATCGACTACGTGGCGCACGAGATGGGCCACCAGTTCGGCGCCAACCACACGCAGAACAACGCCTGCAACCGGGCCAGCTCGGCGGCCTACGAGCCCGGCTCGGCCTCGACCATCATGGGGTACGCCGGCATCTGCCCGCCGAACCTCCAGAGCAACAGCGACCCGTACTTCCACGTGATCTCGCTCGACGAGATGACGTCGTTCATCACGGCGGGCGGGGGATCCACGTGCGGCACGGCGACGCCGACCGGCAACGCGATCCCGACCGTCTCAGCCACGGGCGGCTTCACGATCCCGGCCGGCACACCCTTCACGCTCACGGGCAGCGCGACCGACGACACGCCGGGCTCGCTGACCTACACGTGGGAGGAGTTCGACCTCGGCCCGGCCGGCCCGCCCGGCAACGGCACGGCGCCGTTCTTCCGCTCGTTCAACCCGACGCCGGAGCCCACGAGGACCTTCCCGCGGTTCGACCGCTACGTCGCCGGCCTCCCGACCGTCGTCGGGGAGGACCTCCCGACCACGACCCGGTCGCTCACGTTCCGCCTCACGGCGCGGGACAACGCGCCCGGGGCCGGCGCCATCGACGACGCCACCATCACGATCAACACGGACGCTTCGGGCGGCCCGTTCGCCGTCACGTTCGCCTCGACGCCGGGCCTGTCCTACAGCTCGGGCCTGAACACCGTGACCTGGGACGTGGCCGGCACCGACGGCGGCGCGATCAACACGCCGACCGTCGACATCCTCCTCTCGACCGACGGCGGCGACTCGTTCGCCCCGATCGCCTTGGGCACGGCCAACGACGGATCCGAGGTCGTGACCTTCCCGGCCGTCGAGACCACCGAGGCGCGGGTCCTCGTCCGGGCCGTCGGGAACATCTTCTTCAACGTGAACCCCGAACCGTTCACGATTACCGACCTCGACCCGCCGGCCATCGCCGTCAGCCCGACCTCGATCAATGAGACGCTGGCGCCGGGCGGCACGACGACGGAGCCCGTAACGATCTCGAACACGGCCTCGGCGGGCTCCCAGGACCTCACGTGGTCCGTCAGCGTGGTGACCGACCTCGCGCTCCTCTCGGGCGAGCCGGCCCCGGCGCGCGACCTCCCGAAGGGCTCGGCGGCCGCCGACGGGACCGGGCCCCACTCGCTGGCCACGGGCGGCCCTGACGCCTACGGGTACGTCTGGATCGACTCCGACGAGCCGGGCGGCCCGGCCGTCGACTTCCAGGACATCTCGGGCACCGGCACGGCCGTGACGTTCACGCCCGCCGGGACGTTCGGCGCGAACGACGAGGGGTACGCCGACGTGGTCCTCCCGTTCACGTTCCCGTTCTACGGCGTCGACAAGTCGACCATCCGGGTCTACACCAACGGGTTCGCCACATTCTCGTCGGCCGCCGGCAACTCGTACAACAACCCCACCGGGTTCCCGGGCGCGAGCGGGCCGACGAACGTCGACGACGTGATCGCCCCGTTCTGGGACGACCTTGACCTCACCGCAGCCGGGGCCGTGTACACGGGGACGCTCGGCGACGGCCGGTTCGTCGTCCAGTGGGACGGCGCTCCGAGGTATGACGAGGCCGGCTCGTCGGTGACGTTCCAGATCCTCCTCTCGGAGGACGGGACGATCGAGTTCCAGTACGAGACGATGACCGGGACGCTGAACAGCAACGCCGCGGGCATCGAGAACGCCGACGCCTCGGTTGGCCTGACGGTCGCGGCCAACGAGGCGTACGTCGCCTCGGACAAGGCCGTCCGGTTCACTGTGCCGGTCGTCTGGATCACCGCCTCGCCGACGAGCGGGTCCGTCGCGCCCGGCGCCAGCGGCGGGTTCGATGTCGACATCGACGCCTCCGAGCTTGAGGAGGGGACGTACACGGCCTCGCTCGTGATCACGTCGAACGACCCGGTGACACCGTCGGTCACCATCCCCGTCGCGCTCACGGTGGGTGAGGACGACGGGTCGATCTCGATCGTGGTCGAGGGCGCCCGCGGGATGCGGTACCTCGGGGCCCCCGCCGTCGGCGTGACCGTCGACGACCTCGCCGCCCAGAACCTCGTCCGC
This sequence is a window from Rubrivirga marina. Protein-coding genes within it:
- a CDS encoding reprolysin-like metallopeptidase, with the protein product MRLFALLLVGAVVLAAGPAQAQSLWTDVAPASLGPSDAPTLPQSFRTVHLDRDAMADRLASSPVATAPADVQRGVAIPIPLPEGGTVEVRVAESSIMAPALQTRYPEIRTYLAQGPGGVHGRLSLTPKGFAGMLFTTGGAVYVDPYLRDGSSTYMVYRAQDLVVDPRLRGRVEDAVEQSGAHASVDSESATHGDVLRTYRLAVAATGEYTQFHGGTVPDAMAAIVTSMNRVAGVYERDIAVTFSLVPNTDDVVFTNGTTDPYSNNNGSAMLSQNQVTLDAVIGTANYDIGHVFSTGGGGVAYLGSVCDVSIKAGGVTGGSAPVGDAFDIDYVAHEMGHQFGANHTQNNACNRASSAAYEPGSASTIMGYAGICPPNLQSNSDPYFHVISLDEMTSFITAGGGSTCGTATPTGNAIPTVSATGGFTIPAGTPFTLTGSATDDTPGSLTYTWEEFDLGPAGPPGNGTAPFFRSFNPTPEPTRTFPRFDRYVAGLPTVVGEDLPTTTRSLTFRLTARDNAPGAGAIDDATITINTDASGGPFAVTFASTPGLSYSSGLNTVTWDVAGTDGGAINTPTVDILLSTDGGDSFAPIALGTANDGSEVVTFPAVETTEARVLVRAVGNIFFNVNPEPFTITDLDPPAIAVSPTSINETLAPGGTTTEPVTISNTASAGSQDLTWSVSVVTDLALLSGEPAPARDLPKGSAAADGTGPHSLATGGPDAYGYVWIDSDEPGGPAVDFQDISGTGTAVTFTPAGTFGANDEGYADVVLPFTFPFYGVDKSTIRVYTNGFATFSSAAGNSYNNPTGFPGASGPTNVDDVIAPFWDDLDLTAAGAVYTGTLGDGRFVVQWDGAPRYDEAGSSVTFQILLSEDGTIEFQYETMTGTLNSNAAGIENADASVGLTVAANEAYVASDKAVRFTVPVVWITASPTSGSVAPGASGGFDVDIDASELEEGTYTASLVITSNDPVTPSVTIPVALTVGEDDGSISIVVEGARGMRYLGAPAVGVTVDDLAAQNLVR